A window of Pusillimonas sp. T7-7 contains these coding sequences:
- a CDS encoding ABC transporter substrate-binding protein, producing the protein MISRIIASTLMAIGLIAATPPATAASVAAPDTATQVFKTTPIKKSDGSRWRIGYVESGEYSDYPATLAAVIQGLQRLGWLTLDATLPDGLNGQQLWMWLSQHAQSRYLELVQDAWWQPGNFDAEQRAPMRQAIAQRLEQNHDIDLIIAMGTWAGQDMRQIGPPVPTIVGSTSDPLASHISDSAADSGRDNLHARIEPERYQRQVRLFHEIVPFKELGIVYEDTDAGRSYAAVAAVEQVGQELGFTIKHCHAQSSSISTEQAIDNALKCYQQLADQNVGAVYVTTHRGVNPTSIKPLAHILEKAKIPSFSMAGSSQVEQGILLSLAQADLSYVGLFHAETIARVFNGAKPRQLSQLWVDPPKIALNLGTARIIGFDPPVDILLAADEVYETAP; encoded by the coding sequence ATGATTTCACGCATCATTGCCTCCACGCTTATGGCCATAGGCCTGATTGCCGCCACCCCGCCCGCGACAGCAGCCTCTGTCGCAGCGCCCGATACTGCAACGCAAGTATTCAAGACCACGCCCATTAAAAAATCCGACGGCTCGCGCTGGCGCATCGGCTATGTTGAAAGCGGCGAATACTCCGACTACCCGGCCACACTGGCCGCGGTTATTCAAGGCTTGCAACGCCTGGGCTGGCTAACGCTCGATGCCACCCTGCCCGACGGCTTGAACGGACAGCAACTCTGGATGTGGCTGAGCCAACATGCGCAAAGCCGCTACCTCGAACTGGTGCAAGACGCCTGGTGGCAACCGGGCAATTTCGACGCCGAGCAGCGGGCGCCCATGCGACAGGCCATCGCCCAGCGCCTAGAGCAAAACCACGATATCGACCTGATCATCGCCATGGGTACCTGGGCGGGCCAGGACATGCGTCAGATCGGCCCGCCTGTACCCACCATCGTGGGTTCAACCAGCGATCCGCTGGCATCCCATATTTCCGACAGCGCCGCTGACAGCGGGCGCGACAACCTGCATGCCCGCATAGAACCCGAGCGCTACCAGCGCCAGGTCAGGCTTTTTCATGAAATCGTTCCCTTTAAAGAACTCGGCATCGTCTACGAAGATACTGACGCCGGGCGCAGCTATGCCGCCGTTGCCGCGGTGGAGCAAGTCGGGCAGGAACTGGGGTTCACCATCAAGCATTGCCACGCGCAATCCAGCAGTATCTCTACGGAGCAGGCCATAGACAACGCCCTGAAATGCTATCAACAGCTTGCCGATCAAAATGTGGGCGCCGTGTATGTCACCACGCATCGCGGCGTCAACCCCACGTCCATCAAACCGCTGGCCCACATCCTTGAAAAAGCCAAGATCCCCAGCTTTTCGATGGCAGGCTCCAGCCAGGTCGAACAAGGCATCTTGCTGAGCCTGGCTCAAGCCGATCTATCGTACGTGGGGCTTTTCCATGCCGAAACCATTGCACGGGTATTCAATGGCGCCAAGCCCCGTCAACTTAGTCAGTTGTGGGTAGATCCGCCCAAGATCGCACTGAACCTGGGCACCGCCCGCATCATAGGTTTTGATCCGCCCGTCGATATTCTGCTGGCCGCCGACGAAGTCTACGAGACCGCCCCGTAA
- a CDS encoding SpoIIE family protein phosphatase: MRLTSLRSKIFLLVGLTLLLGAVTVMLVTQRNVTHTVVASERQAVKNVLKLLIRDSEARWGALLTDKITTVRNGRAHMVQLGATIHSVLSMYEKQVEAGQIDGAQAQSLARAWIDQLHISEQRYSFVFNHQFEVIASGKPDLLGLDLSSLKDFKGHALAASAYQEARASGQSFAIYRFPPASADGKGELRYAYFSYFEPWDWIFAVSDNARDVSNQFDRRRDEMETAVREALVSLRLADTGFAFIVQDDGELVSPLPQQYAGLLNEQDQGSGQTLQAMLKAIPASGEIATFPFGGQLQANGWGISAAHFKPLGWTIVAAVPNDDLTQPAIKLRNRLAAIFLAILLISLIVAWALSARITRPLQQLSLFARKLPEQDLSAAADIPDHITQLPSKQPDEVGRLASTFIFMDQQLREKVARLVLETSSRERLESELSIAHDIQMGLLPVPLDPDILKKVDLYATMLPAKEVGGDLYDYFPLNNGKLCVVIGDVSDKGVPAALFMAVTRTLIRACAEDETDPARLMERVNNRLSENNPNMMFVTLVLAVLDLETGELSWSNGGHPPLCVLQTDGQLRILEGRSGPACGVQDGLPYRLFSTTLEPGETVLGYTDGVTEALNPVGQLYGDPRLYRFLTQTGPASAQDTTLALINDVRQFADDTDQSDDITVIAAKRAAP; this comes from the coding sequence ATGCGACTCACCTCGCTACGCAGCAAAATCTTTCTTCTGGTTGGCCTGACCTTGCTTCTGGGCGCGGTCACCGTCATGCTGGTTACGCAGCGCAACGTCACGCACACCGTGGTGGCCAGCGAGCGGCAAGCCGTCAAAAACGTCCTGAAGCTGCTGATACGTGACAGCGAGGCGCGCTGGGGTGCCCTGCTCACCGACAAAATCACCACGGTGCGTAATGGCCGGGCCCACATGGTCCAATTGGGCGCCACCATACATTCCGTACTGTCCATGTACGAAAAGCAGGTCGAAGCAGGGCAAATCGACGGCGCACAGGCACAAAGCCTGGCCAGGGCCTGGATCGATCAGCTCCACATCAGCGAGCAACGCTACAGTTTCGTCTTTAACCATCAGTTTGAAGTCATCGCCAGCGGCAAACCCGATCTGCTGGGTCTTGATCTATCCAGCCTGAAAGATTTCAAAGGGCACGCGCTTGCCGCATCGGCCTACCAGGAAGCCCGCGCATCAGGCCAAAGCTTTGCCATCTACCGCTTTCCACCGGCCAGTGCCGACGGCAAAGGCGAATTGCGCTACGCCTATTTTTCCTACTTCGAGCCTTGGGACTGGATTTTCGCCGTTAGCGATAATGCACGCGATGTCTCCAATCAGTTCGATCGTCGGCGCGACGAAATGGAAACCGCAGTGCGCGAGGCCCTGGTATCGCTGCGTCTGGCCGATACCGGCTTTGCCTTCATCGTCCAGGACGACGGCGAGCTGGTTTCGCCGCTGCCCCAGCAATATGCCGGCTTGTTGAACGAACAAGACCAGGGCAGCGGGCAAACGCTGCAGGCTATGCTCAAGGCCATTCCCGCCAGCGGCGAGATCGCCACTTTTCCCTTTGGCGGGCAGTTGCAAGCCAATGGCTGGGGCATCAGCGCGGCCCATTTCAAACCACTGGGCTGGACCATCGTGGCCGCCGTGCCCAACGATGACCTGACCCAGCCCGCCATCAAGCTGCGTAACCGCCTGGCAGCCATCTTCCTGGCCATCTTGCTGATTTCGCTCATCGTGGCCTGGGCCTTGTCGGCACGCATCACCCGCCCTTTGCAGCAACTCAGTCTCTTTGCCCGCAAGCTGCCCGAACAAGACCTGAGCGCGGCCGCCGACATCCCCGACCACATTACGCAGCTGCCGTCCAAACAGCCAGACGAAGTGGGTCGACTGGCCTCGACCTTCATCTTCATGGATCAGCAACTGCGCGAAAAAGTCGCCCGCCTGGTGCTGGAAACATCCAGCCGCGAACGCCTGGAAAGCGAGCTGAGCATCGCGCACGATATCCAGATGGGCTTGCTGCCCGTACCGCTGGATCCCGACATCCTGAAAAAGGTCGACCTGTACGCCACCATGCTGCCCGCCAAAGAGGTCGGCGGCGACCTCTACGACTATTTCCCGCTCAATAACGGCAAGCTGTGCGTTGTCATCGGCGATGTGTCCGACAAGGGTGTGCCTGCGGCCTTGTTCATGGCCGTCACGCGCACCCTCATCAGGGCCTGCGCCGAAGACGAAACAGACCCGGCCCGGCTTATGGAACGGGTCAACAACCGCCTGTCCGAAAATAACCCCAACATGATGTTCGTCACGCTGGTGCTGGCTGTACTAGACCTGGAAACCGGCGAACTGTCGTGGTCCAACGGCGGGCATCCACCCCTATGTGTCTTGCAGACCGATGGTCAGCTGCGCATACTCGAAGGGCGCAGCGGGCCTGCCTGCGGCGTTCAGGATGGCCTGCCTTACCGCTTGTTCTCTACCACGCTTGAGCCCGGCGAAACCGTGCTCGGCTATACCGACGGCGTCACCGAAGCACTGAACCCGGTCGGACAGCTCTATGGCGACCCCCGGCTGTACCGCTTCCTGACGCAAACCGGGCCCGCCAGCGCCCAAGACACCACTCTGGCACTGATCAACGATGTGCGCCAGTTCGCCGACGATACTGACCAATCCGACGACATCACCGTCATCGCAGCAAAAAGGGCAGCACCATGA
- a CDS encoding glutamate-cysteine ligase family protein, with amino-acid sequence MEMVVADAATGASLPVQAYFDALLDIKRARGQACEPHFLEDRCVSVQTPLAECGLDNGFNLLETALAPVNGGHGGLSRLARVAYQELADSMQALEADGACILNAAQHPACPRDKQWYDKVCVPRPIYRELREHRGWHHWEGIDAKAQNGANTSVPVEQAVRALNVAIALAPASIALFANSPLESGVHAGHKENRMTLWPRVFEPARFPGDLMLSSYPKRAFHDMADFFGWMFGQGTVTRGLPMSSSYDYKSAPVVILDGAPSLLEFLQSEQWAGHRSDTGQAVSLRPQAQHFEYSQIGQFLDARLRYRWQRQPTLTDIMQAWTQDGGLESLFLACGAQTYIEARAPAAVFADAALLDEAGPDVARSVLLSPSALQAGLLGNLDEAWRLVTDRGWQALGNLRQPAMRSGMDDAEVKGLCTDVLAVARAGLEKADEHWLAYPAFVLESRRCAADRLLDTWMATAGFPGQKLAAVLARHAVLHPARYGAVS; translated from the coding sequence ATGGAAATGGTGGTGGCCGACGCCGCAACGGGCGCCAGTTTGCCCGTGCAGGCTTACTTTGATGCTTTGCTCGATATCAAAAGGGCGCGCGGTCAGGCCTGCGAGCCGCACTTTCTTGAAGATCGTTGTGTCAGCGTCCAGACACCACTGGCCGAATGCGGCCTGGACAATGGATTCAATTTGCTGGAAACGGCGCTGGCGCCGGTGAACGGCGGGCATGGCGGCCTGAGTCGCCTGGCCCGTGTCGCCTACCAGGAATTGGCTGATTCCATGCAAGCGCTGGAAGCGGACGGCGCCTGTATATTGAATGCGGCCCAGCATCCCGCCTGCCCGCGGGATAAGCAGTGGTACGACAAGGTATGCGTGCCCCGGCCCATTTACCGCGAACTACGCGAACATCGAGGTTGGCATCACTGGGAAGGCATAGATGCCAAGGCCCAGAATGGGGCGAATACATCAGTGCCGGTCGAGCAGGCGGTACGCGCGCTGAACGTGGCCATTGCACTGGCGCCTGCCAGCATCGCGCTGTTCGCCAATAGTCCTTTGGAGTCGGGAGTCCATGCGGGCCATAAGGAAAACCGCATGACGCTTTGGCCTCGGGTCTTCGAGCCGGCGCGCTTTCCCGGTGACCTGATGCTAAGCAGCTATCCAAAACGGGCCTTCCATGACATGGCGGATTTTTTTGGGTGGATGTTCGGTCAGGGCACGGTCACGCGCGGCTTGCCCATGAGCTCGTCTTATGACTACAAGTCGGCGCCGGTGGTCATTCTGGACGGCGCACCCAGCCTGCTCGAGTTCCTGCAGTCGGAGCAATGGGCCGGACACCGCAGCGATACCGGGCAGGCGGTGTCGTTGCGGCCTCAGGCTCAGCATTTTGAGTATTCGCAAATAGGCCAGTTTCTGGATGCGCGCCTGCGTTATCGTTGGCAAAGGCAGCCGACACTCACAGACATCATGCAGGCCTGGACGCAAGATGGCGGGCTGGAGTCCCTGTTTCTGGCCTGCGGGGCGCAAACCTATATAGAAGCTAGGGCGCCGGCTGCTGTGTTTGCCGATGCGGCCTTGCTGGATGAAGCCGGCCCCGATGTCGCACGCAGTGTGCTGTTGTCGCCGTCGGCGCTGCAGGCAGGCTTGCTGGGCAATCTGGACGAAGCCTGGCGGCTGGTCACCGACCGGGGTTGGCAGGCGCTGGGCAATTTGCGCCAGCCCGCCATGCGTTCAGGCATGGACGATGCCGAGGTCAAGGGCTTGTGCACCGATGTGCTGGCTGTGGCCAGGGCGGGGCTGGAGAAAGCGGACGAGCACTGGCTTGCGTATCCGGCGTTTGTGCTCGAGAGTCGGCGTTGCGCGGCGGATCGGCTGCTTGATACCTGGATGGCAACAGCCGGCTTCCCCGGGCAAAAGCTGGCAGCCGTGCTGGCCCGGCATGCCGTCTTGCATCCTGCTCGTTACGGGGCGGTCTCGTAG